The Phyllopteryx taeniolatus isolate TA_2022b chromosome 13, UOR_Ptae_1.2, whole genome shotgun sequence nucleotide sequence tgttgttgttgttgttgttgctgtttttctgcaataaGTTTGCGGGCCCCGTCATTGCTGTGCAGATGGTGTGCATGTACATGCTTGAAGTTCTTACCAGGAGGCTGCATGTTGGATGAAACGTTTCCCCTTTCTGCCACTTCCCCTATGCAAAATCCTCCAGGAGGCTGCACGGCTGCGACCGGATGAGGTTTCGTATTGGCTGAGAGCTTCGCACAGCTGCGGCCGACCAATGAAAGTCAAGCACAACCTCTGCGTCGAACGGCAAAGATTGACGTGGAGAGGACGCGTCAAATTAATTCCAGCAAAGTCCGGACTCCCCGGGATAACTTCAATTTGCTTTTATCGGATGAAGATCACTTTTCGCGGCCACCTTTATTGCGCGCgctgaaaagaagaagatcgCGCGCCGCAGCTGCAGGGAGGCATTGaagtggattattatttttgggttttattattgttgttgttgttgttgttgttgttgttgttgttgttccactCCATTCACTCGGGCACCATCTGAAGAGGGCTCGTGTATTTGCAAACATTACGGGACGCGAAGAGGCAAATGGGTAAGGCTGCATCTTACTTACTGTGCGCGTCATTAGTTTGGAGTTCACAAAGTAGCAATTCCTCGCCGTGCGCAGGAGCTATGCCAACGTTGCTTCGGATGTCTAATTGTGAAATGGTGAAATGACAGCAAGATTACGTCGCGAGTGGAAATGTTTCAGGAACGCCATTTTTAACGAGCGAGACAGTTGGAGGTGGTGTAAAATCAGTGCCCTCGCCGCACTGTTGTCGCATGTTTTCTGACTGCAACTAATTTGCAGTCGAAAGGATGTGGCTTGCAATTCGTTGCTCAAGTgccctgtgcctgtgtgtgcgtgcgtgcgtgcgtgcgtgcgtgcgtggagCAGAGCAAACCTACGGAGAGGTCAACCAACTGGGCGGCGTGTTCGTCAACGGAAGACCCCTGCCCAACGCCATTCGGCTGAGAATAGTGGAGCTGGCCCAGCTGGGGATCAGACCCTGCGACATCAGCCGGCAGCTGCGCGTCTCGCACGGCTGCGTCAGCAAGATCCTGGCGCGGTACAACGAGACCGGCTCCATTTTACCGGGCGCCATCGGCGGGAGCAAGCCTCGCGTCACGACGCCCAACGTGGTGAAAAACATCAGGGAATACAAACAGAACGACCCCGGGATCTTCGCGTGGGAGATCCGAGACAGACTCTTAGCGGACGGGGTCTGCGATAAGTACAACGTGCCCTCGGTGAGCTCCATCAGCAGGATTTTACGCAACAAGATCGGGAATCTGTCCCAGCCCAACCAGTACGAGGGCGGCAAGCAAGCCCCCGCGCAGGCCGGCCTCCCTTACAACCACATTTACCCTTACTCCTACTCCAACGCCATgtcccccgccgccgccgccaaaATGGGCTCGGCTCCCGGGGTTCCGGTGACGGCGGCACATGTCAGCATCGCCAGGGCCTGGCCCTCCGCGCACACCGTCAGCAACATCCTCGGGATTCGAGCCTTCATGGACCCCGCAGGTGAGCGAACCATGCTtggagtccccccccccccccccccctcgccagCAAAATCCCCTCTAATCCCCCGACCCATCATTACGGACCTTTTCTCTTGACCTTTGAAGTCCATTCGTTTTTCTTACGCTTTTAAAATGGATACATTCGCTTCGGAAAATGCCCGAGCCTTTCAAGAATACCAATAATTCACGTCAAGTGCGTTTTGGACGATGCGTAGAATGCAGCATTAGGCCGTGGCTTCTCAATTCATCATCGCTTATgagttgtcatttaaaatgttgaactgatttttttttcaaaccaacaataatgaatattttttttagaatatgaAACCGACAGAATTAAGCGTCGTTGAGAAATGGATTTATGATCTACGTGATTCTAAAGATAAAACATTCGAAAGAATGGAAACGTCGcctttcgctttttttttttttgtttgttaggtGAAATGACtctatttttcctttttcatttttttgtaatcagcCCTTGCTGGGACAGAGGGATATCCGACCAAAATGGAGGAGTGGGGCAGCGTCAATAGAGCAGCTTTCCCCGCAGCTCACTCGGTCAACGGCATCGACAAATCAGCCATTGATGCTGACATCAAATACGCACAGGTAACAACcattttttgccccccccccccccccctttgtacTATTTGAGTGCATGTATTAAAAATGCTATTAGAGCAGATCGGGGCTTTGAATCTGTACATCATTAGTTACCCTTGCGTGCACGTTCCACAGCCCTCCTCCACACTGTCCAGCTATGTCTCGGCGTGTGCGTACTCCCCGACAAACCAGTACGGCGTGTACAGCGGCCCAGCGGGCGGCTACGTGGCCCCGGGTCACCACCACTGGCAGCCGCAGAGCCCGGCCCTGTCCCACCCGGGGAGCGGGATGAGCATGCACGCGGGGGAGATCCACTCTCCCATGGCCTTCAAGCACCACTCCCGAGAAGGTACATTCGTGTAAAATGGAACACGACGTGTTCCATTTTAGCAACAAGATCCCCGATGCTTCCCAGTCACGTGTCAATTATCCGGTCAGAAGGCGAGCGCACTCGTCGGCCAATTTATTTTCGGCACATGCACACGTCATATCGAATTGTGCCTTCACGAAGATCCTAAATCTTACTTTTGATTGAGCTCACCAGAAAGATATTTAGTCATTGAATTCGATGTTTGCAATGTTGTAGAATATATACGCACCATACAAAAACATCAATATAAATATGATGTACAGCCTTAAAATAATCTTCTGTACAATCCAAACTGATCATGAATGTCTCATAACTATACTTTTACATGTAAAGCACGTCATATTATATCCATACTATATTCCACAGAGGCTATGTGTTTGATATTAACCTATACAGAATAATACGTTGATCAACAAAACATGACCTATCGTCATTTTTATTTCAGGAGAAAGAAAACCTCCCAGTCCGCTGagcaagcagcagcagcatgaagACTTGAACTGTGTGCATGGACTCAGTCTCCCTACCTCGTCATCATAACCGGGACTTTTAGCCGCGGCTTCCCTTCCTAAGCAGACTTAACTGAACTCATTTCAACTCCAGTAAGTGTGAAGCCAATCAAACACGGGCCTCTCTTCGCGTTGTGGATGCAGTCGAGCCTAAACAGGCGTTCAGGCCTTATGAATGTAAACTTGCATGGATGCAGCGGTGCTccccaaaatacaaatattttgtcattaaaaaaaatatataagttCTGCATGTCCAATTTgtcattggggggggggggggaagctgtTAAATGTGTCTTCATTTGTGCCCTCAACTCCATCcagcagtaatgaaaaatgtCTAAATGTTGAATATTTGCCAAAGCTTTAATTACATAtctatttttataatttcatttaatattaaaaactatccccccaaaaatcgaATTGCCCTGTGTTTTTGCAGCTGATATTATTTTAAGATCAATTAAACATAGGGAGAATCTGGTAATTCTTTTCAGAATTTGGGCTCTGAACCATTTTCTGGCAGCAgccattcattgtttttattggacTGTTTTCCAGCAGGTCTTGCACTTCTCAACTGCTAATGGCCTGCAGATTTCACCTAAACCTAGACTATGAGTCGGACCTGATTTGAGAGTTTCCTGGAATTATAATATTTGCCGGTCATTATTTGGGTGCTTAGCTGGACGAGCGCTCAGGTGTAACCACCCCACCTTCCCAGAGCGTTGTGCACAGCCTCGGCGCCTCCACTGATGTTATCTGTCTTGTAATGAAAGCTGCCATGATGGGAATCTCAGGGCTTATGGCGCAAGTTGGTTGATGGTGTGTCGCTACAGCAAATACAACCGATGTGCTCACATGAAGCCTCGTGGACTTCCAGAATATAAGCATTTCCCCCATAAATAGGATTCAACTCGATGCTTGCTCTGTGGTCTTCTCTAAGCTTTTTTAATAGACTCCCTCAACATTTATGAGGGCTTTGTTGTCTGATGTCACGGCAAAGTTATGCTTCTTTCTATTTGCCTATGTGATTCGTTGTGGAGTGAACAGACTTTTTTAGTGCATTTAAAATGGTTTTGAAATGGCTGAAAATGTTTGATGGaagctgtgttttattttccaGAGCATTCATGTGTATTAAGATGACAGATTCAGTTGAAAGGTCAGCTGCTTAACTGCGACTAAAACACACCCTTAAACTGGAAGCCAGTACTGTGCTTGCTCGCGTTTTTGACTTTCAGGTGACCCTCATACCTGAATTGAGGTGTTGGCCTTCTCTTCTGCAAACAAACATGCCTGATTGTGAATTAAAGCGCCACTGTGTGGTCAGGAAAGAATGTGGTTGGTCAACTCATCGTCACTGTCGTCATCTTTCTTGTGAAATAAATCCTAATGATGTTAGAAGTAATATCGAAACATTTTTCAAGCAGTGAAGAGCTTGATTGTGATTGTGTTGTTGTAAATATCCCAAATATACACAAAGTTGTCCTTTGGCGGTCTATTGGGAAATGATTTCAGAATTTTGTCTTAATATATATTTGTCATGTGTATATCAAATCTGATttgtggcagcatggtggacgagtggttagcaGGTCTTCCTCTGAGTGCTCCCGGTTGGTGTCTGGACTCAGCTCCTCCTTGGTGCCGTTTGCACTTTCTCCCTGTGTTTGCGTTGGTTTCCTGCATGTAGTTCAGCTTCCTTGCGTGTTCCAAAAACATCCGTGTgtgtttcattgaagactccgaATTGTATATGTGAATAATGGTCATTTGCCTatgtgtgccctacgattgactggcaaccagtccattgTGCATCCTTCCTCTGGCCTAGCTCActtgcgaccctaatgagggcacGACCTGTATAGACAATGCATGCATGGATATAAAATGTATTGACTGTATAAtctcccaaaacacacacacacgcacacacacacacacacacacacattcttattattattattattatttgtaaaaacaatatGCTATATGAAGTTACTGGACAGTGGTCATCTCAAAGTGATTTTTAATCCATAATTATTGATATGACATAAAATGCTGTATGGATGAATATTATAACACAGTACAACATGTGATGCAATACAAACACTGCAttacaatttgtgtgtgtgtgtgtgtccgtgagagagagagagaaagagtgtgtgtgtgtgtgtgtgcg carries:
- the pax1a gene encoding paired box protein Pax-1a isoform X2 yields the protein MEQTYGEVNQLGGVFVNGRPLPNAIRLRIVELAQLGIRPCDISRQLRVSHGCVSKILARYNETGSILPGAIGGSKPRVTTPNVVKNIREYKQNDPGIFAWEIRDRLLADGVCDKYNVPSVSSISRILRNKIGNLSQPNQYEGGKQAPAQAGLPYNHIYPYSYSNAMSPAAAAKMGSAPGVPVTAAHVSIARAWPSAHTVSNILGIRAFMDPAALAGTEGYPTKMEEWGSVNRAAFPAAHSVNGIDKSAIDADIKYAQPSSTLSSYVSACAYSPTNQYGVYSGPAGGYVAPGHHHWQPQSPALSHPGSGMSMHAGEIHSPMAFKHHSREGERKPPSPLSKQQQHEDLNCVHGLSLPTSSS
- the pax1a gene encoding paired box protein Pax-1a isoform X1, translating into MWLAIRCSSALCLCVRACVRACVRGAEQTYGEVNQLGGVFVNGRPLPNAIRLRIVELAQLGIRPCDISRQLRVSHGCVSKILARYNETGSILPGAIGGSKPRVTTPNVVKNIREYKQNDPGIFAWEIRDRLLADGVCDKYNVPSVSSISRILRNKIGNLSQPNQYEGGKQAPAQAGLPYNHIYPYSYSNAMSPAAAAKMGSAPGVPVTAAHVSIARAWPSAHTVSNILGIRAFMDPAALAGTEGYPTKMEEWGSVNRAAFPAAHSVNGIDKSAIDADIKYAQPSSTLSSYVSACAYSPTNQYGVYSGPAGGYVAPGHHHWQPQSPALSHPGSGMSMHAGEIHSPMAFKHHSREGERKPPSPLSKQQQHEDLNCVHGLSLPTSSS